The Cytobacillus oceanisediminis genomic interval CCATGGAATATGGTGCAGTAGATTTTATTGCGAAGCCATCCGGGCCAATCTCACTGGACCTGCATAAAATAAAGACTGAATTAACAGAAAAAATAGTGCAGGCGAGCAATGCAAATATCAAAGGTCTGGTTAAATTTTCAGCTATTGGAAAAAAACCTGACGTACTCCAGCAAAATTATAGTAAAATAGAACCAGTACAATATGTTCAGCTCAGCCGTTCTGCTGGCAAATCGAGCCCGAATTTCAGACACCTAATTTGCATAGGTACTTCCACAGGCGGACCGCGGGCTCTTCAAAAAGTGCTAAGTGACCTCCCTGGAAATCTTAACGCACCTGTCCTGATTGTTCAGCATATGCCTGCCGGATTTACGAAATCGCTGGCTAGCAGACTAAACGGTTTATCAGATTTATCGGTAAAGGAAGCCGAGGAAGGGGATATTCTTCAGAACGGCACGGCATATATAGCTCCAGGAGGCTTTCATCTGACAGCAGCAAGATCAGGCAAGGATCTTGTAATTCATCTGGATAATTCACCGCCAAGGAACGGACACAGGCCTTCGGTTGATGTGATGTTTGAGTCCTTAGGTGAAATTAATGGGATTCAAAAAATTGCTGTCATCATGACAGGAATGGGAGCAGATGGAAAAAATGGCCTGATGGCATTGAAGAAAAACGGTGAAGTAAAGGCCATTGCTGAATCAAAAGAAACATCGATTGTATTTGGAATGCCGAGAGCAGTGATTGAGTCCGGTCTGGCAGATGATGTGCAGAATATTGAACGTATAGCAGAATCCATATTGAAATTTGTTTAAAGCCGAGGGGTGCAGGCACATGGAGATGAATCAATATTTAGAGGTATTTATTGAAGAAAGCAAGGAGCATTTGCAGGCGTGCAATGAACAGCTTCTTGAATTAGAGAAAAATCCTGAAGATATTAAAATAGTTAATGAGATATTCAGGTCAGCGCATACTCTAAAAGGCATGTCAGCCACCATGGGGTATGAAGATCTAGCAAATCTAACCCATCAAATGGAAAATGTGCTTGATGCAATCAGAAATCAGAAAATTAAAGTAAATGCTGAAATTCTGGATGTCGTTTTTCTGGCTGTTGATGATCTTGAAGCAATGGTCCAGTCAATTGCAGAAGGCGGTGACGGCAAAAGGGATGTTTCCGAAGCAGTAGAGAAATTAATGCTGATCGAAAAAGGGGAAAGTCCGGCGCAGTCATCAGCAAGAGCTGAAACGGCAGCAGCAATTGCAGAACCGCAAGGACTGATCAAGAGTACATATGATGATTTTGAATGGACAGTTATTCAGCAATCGAAGGAGCAGGGCTTTGAGTCCTATGAAATATCAATAGCATTGCGGGCAGATTGTCTGCTGAAAGCTGCCAGAGTATATATGGTTTTTGAAGTACTTGAGAAGAGCGGGGAAGTAATCAAAGCAACCCCTTCAGTTGAGCAGCTCGAAGAAGAGCAATTTGATCAGGAATTTTCCGTAACAATTGTGACAAAAGAAACAACTGAAGATATCCGTCAGAAACTTTTGAAGGTATCGGAAGTGGAAAGAATAGAAGTGCTGCCGCTATCTATGGGGAACTGCAGCCCTCAAGAAGCTGTGAAAGTGGAACAAGCTGCACTGCCTGCCGCGGAAGAGGCCACAGAGGCTGCTCCAGAGATGCCAAAAGAGGAAAAGAAAGCCCCGGCAGCAAAGCAAGTCAGCAATAAAACGATTAGGGTGAATATCGAAAGATTGGATATTCTTATGAATCTGTTTGAAGAATTGGTGATTGACAGGGGACGGCTTGAACAAATATCCAAGGAATTAAACAATCAGGAACTGCATGAAACGGTTGAGCATATGTCAAGGATCTCAGGAGACCTTCAGAATATTATTCTGAATATGCGCATGGTCCCAATCGAAACAGTATTTAATCGTTTTCCAAGAATGGTCAGACAATTGGCAAGAGATTTAAATAAAATGATCAACCTTGAAATTGTCGGGGCAGAAACTGAACTTGACCGGACGGTTATTGATGAAATTGGCGATCCGCTTGTTCACTTAATCCGAAATGCACTGGACCATGGGGTTGAAACGCCGGAAGTCCGCATAGAAAATGGAAAAAGTGAAGAAGGAAATGTCGTATTAAAGGCATATCACAGCGGCAATCATGTGTTCATTGAAATAGAGGACGATGGTGCAGGCATAAACAAAGATAAGGTTATAAAGAAAGCACTGAAAAACGGCATCATTACTGAGCAAACGGCTTCCACTCTTACGGACAAACAAGCTTATGAACTGATTTTTGCTTCTGGCTTCTCGACTGCGGATAAAATCTCAGATGTTTCCGGACGGGGTGTGGGGCTTGATGTTGTAAAGAATACAATCGAGTCATTGGGAGGATCAGTTTCAATTGATTCAAAAGTGGGACAGGGATCCATTTTCTCCATACAGCTGCCATTAACCTTATCCATTATTTCAGTCATGCTCGTTGAGATTGAGAAGGAAAAATACGCAATCCCTCTATCGTCTATTATTGAAACAGCTATTATCAGAAAAGAAGACATCTTAAGTGCACATAATCAAAAGGTGATTGATTTCAGAGGAAAAGTGGTTCCGCTCCTTTCTTTGAAGGAAATCTTTGAGGTGCCATCCGAGAGTCATGAAGAAGAATTCATTTCCGTTGTCATCGTCAGAAAAGGGGAAAA includes:
- a CDS encoding protein-glutamate methylesterase/protein-glutamine glutaminase is translated as MKTVKVLVVDDSAFMRKLIADFLSADDRIQVVGTARNGEECLRKIKELNPDAVTMDVEMPVLNGLEALKIIMKTMPVPVVMLSSTTNEGAENTFTAMEYGAVDFIAKPSGPISLDLHKIKTELTEKIVQASNANIKGLVKFSAIGKKPDVLQQNYSKIEPVQYVQLSRSAGKSSPNFRHLICIGTSTGGPRALQKVLSDLPGNLNAPVLIVQHMPAGFTKSLASRLNGLSDLSVKEAEEGDILQNGTAYIAPGGFHLTAARSGKDLVIHLDNSPPRNGHRPSVDVMFESLGEINGIQKIAVIMTGMGADGKNGLMALKKNGEVKAIAESKETSIVFGMPRAVIESGLADDVQNIERIAESILKFV
- a CDS encoding chemotaxis protein CheA, which produces MEMNQYLEVFIEESKEHLQACNEQLLELEKNPEDIKIVNEIFRSAHTLKGMSATMGYEDLANLTHQMENVLDAIRNQKIKVNAEILDVVFLAVDDLEAMVQSIAEGGDGKRDVSEAVEKLMLIEKGESPAQSSARAETAAAIAEPQGLIKSTYDDFEWTVIQQSKEQGFESYEISIALRADCLLKAARVYMVFEVLEKSGEVIKATPSVEQLEEEQFDQEFSVTIVTKETTEDIRQKLLKVSEVERIEVLPLSMGNCSPQEAVKVEQAALPAAEEATEAAPEMPKEEKKAPAAKQVSNKTIRVNIERLDILMNLFEELVIDRGRLEQISKELNNQELHETVEHMSRISGDLQNIILNMRMVPIETVFNRFPRMVRQLARDLNKMINLEIVGAETELDRTVIDEIGDPLVHLIRNALDHGVETPEVRIENGKSEEGNVVLKAYHSGNHVFIEIEDDGAGINKDKVIKKALKNGIITEQTASTLTDKQAYELIFASGFSTADKISDVSGRGVGLDVVKNTIESLGGSVSIDSKVGQGSIFSIQLPLTLSIISVMLVEIEKEKYAIPLSSIIETAIIRKEDILSAHNQKVIDFRGKVVPLLSLKEIFEVPSESHEEEFISVVIVRKGEKMAGLVVDSFIGQQEVVLKSLGNYLTSVFAISGATILGDGQVALIVDCNALIK